A window of Insulibacter thermoxylanivorax contains these coding sequences:
- a CDS encoding elongation factor G translates to MNITFGILAHVDAGKTTFSEALLYHTRSIKRRGRVDHQDAFLDSHELEKQRGITIFSDQAFFTIGDDTYYLIDTPGHVDFSPEMERAVQVMDYAVVIISGVEGIEGHTETVWRLLRKHRVPAFIFINKMDRTGADAARVLEEIRTHLTADVCDLSGVAEGQMPEEVIEFLAERDEELLEHYMEQGYHADLWLTKLRQMVRGGRVVPCLSGSALHDLGVREFLDLFTLLTETEYDESQPFAGRVYKIRHDEQGVRLTYIKAISGALHVRDDLPYGDGIMEKVTQIRKVNGHQVQQVDRVTAGELFAVTGLTAVRVGDGVGTCREQASFELVPTLRSKVVAEPGVNMKEVYALFRMLDAEDPSLHVTWEERLQQIHIHVMGKIQLEVLKHIVADRFRLQVDFEPPEILYRETIEQPVMGYGHFEPLRHYAEVHLRIEPAPRNSGITFANECRPDDLPVGMQNLVKQHIFEREHHGLLTGSPLTDVKITLVKGRAHNKHTHGGDFREATFRALRQGLEKARNILLEPVYEVKIQVQLDHMGRVLSDIQAASGRFEPPITEGDQAIIHAVVPVATFMDYGTTLASLTKGKGRISMAYAGYERCHNEVEVIARIGYDKDADPEYTSSSIFCTKGQSFSVPWYEAEAMMHCPIEE, encoded by the coding sequence ATGAACATCACCTTTGGGATCTTGGCTCATGTCGATGCGGGGAAGACGACGTTCTCCGAAGCGCTGCTGTATCATACACGCAGCATTAAGCGGCGCGGCCGTGTTGACCATCAGGATGCTTTCTTGGACAGTCATGAGTTAGAGAAGCAGCGAGGCATTACGATTTTCTCCGATCAAGCCTTCTTCACCATCGGGGACGATACCTACTATCTCATCGATACTCCGGGCCACGTAGACTTCTCGCCGGAGATGGAGCGAGCCGTTCAAGTCATGGATTATGCCGTCGTGATCATCAGCGGAGTGGAGGGCATCGAAGGGCATACGGAGACGGTGTGGCGGCTTCTGCGGAAGCACCGGGTGCCGGCATTTATCTTCATCAACAAAATGGACCGCACCGGTGCCGACGCTGCACGGGTGCTTGAAGAGATTCGCACCCATCTGACCGCTGATGTATGTGATCTGTCAGGAGTCGCTGAAGGGCAGATGCCGGAAGAAGTGATCGAATTCCTCGCCGAACGGGATGAGGAGCTGCTGGAGCACTATATGGAGCAGGGATATCATGCCGATCTGTGGCTGACGAAACTGCGCCAGATGGTCCGGGGCGGCCGCGTGGTGCCGTGCTTAAGCGGCTCTGCTCTGCATGATCTCGGTGTGCGGGAGTTCCTCGACCTGTTCACCTTGCTTACCGAGACCGAATATGATGAGAGCCAGCCCTTCGCCGGAAGGGTCTATAAGATCCGCCATGATGAACAAGGCGTACGCCTCACCTATATCAAAGCGATCAGCGGCGCGCTCCATGTGCGGGACGATCTCCCCTATGGGGATGGGATCATGGAAAAAGTAACCCAGATTCGCAAGGTCAACGGTCATCAGGTGCAGCAAGTTGACCGCGTCACTGCCGGTGAATTGTTTGCCGTGACCGGGCTGACGGCCGTCCGCGTCGGCGACGGCGTTGGCACCTGCCGTGAACAGGCTTCATTCGAACTGGTCCCGACCTTGCGTTCTAAGGTTGTCGCGGAACCCGGAGTAAATATGAAGGAAGTCTATGCGCTCTTTCGCATGCTGGATGCAGAAGATCCCTCGCTGCATGTTACTTGGGAAGAACGATTGCAGCAGATCCATATCCATGTGATGGGGAAGATTCAGTTGGAAGTGCTGAAACATATCGTCGCCGACCGTTTCCGGCTGCAAGTGGACTTCGAGCCCCCGGAGATCCTCTACCGGGAGACGATCGAACAGCCGGTCATGGGATACGGTCACTTCGAACCGCTGCGCCACTATGCAGAGGTACATCTGCGGATCGAGCCGGCACCCAGGAACAGCGGGATTACCTTCGCAAACGAATGCCGCCCCGATGACCTGCCCGTCGGCATGCAGAACTTGGTCAAGCAACATATCTTTGAACGGGAGCATCACGGTCTGCTTACCGGTTCCCCTTTGACCGATGTGAAGATCACCCTCGTAAAGGGCCGTGCCCATAACAAACATACCCATGGCGGGGATTTCCGCGAGGCTACCTTCCGAGCGCTCCGCCAAGGATTGGAGAAGGCGCGCAACATCCTGCTGGAACCAGTTTATGAAGTGAAGATTCAAGTCCAGCTCGATCACATGGGACGGGTGCTGAGCGATATCCAAGCGGCCAGCGGCCGCTTCGAACCGCCGATCACGGAAGGTGACCAGGCGATCATCCATGCCGTCGTGCCTGTGGCAACCTTCATGGACTACGGGACGACTCTCGCTTCCCTCACCAAGGGCAAGGGACGGATCAGCATGGCTTACGCTGGTTATGAGCGCTGCCATAACGAAGTGGAGGTCATCGCTCGCATAGGTTATGACAAGGATGCCGATCCGGAGTATACCTCCTCCTCAATCTTCTGCACCAAGGGCCAAAGCTTCTCCGTCCCCTGGTACGAAGCCGAAGCGATGATGCACTGCCCGATCGAAGAATAA
- a CDS encoding MerR family transcriptional regulator gives MHVKEAAELAGISVRTLHYYDEIGLLIPDEVTEAGYRVYSERNLETLQEILFFRELGFSLKQIKEIMSDPAYDRQAALELHRKMLIEKRDRLDQLITTIDKTIQHMKGEIKMTVEEKFQGFDFSRNPYEQEARERWGDQAVDESKAKLGKMSEAEMKALQDEIHAIYSKLAQLRHGSPESEEAQAAIEEWYRALNRFGHYSLEAFKGLGQLYVDDERFTKNIDQFGEGLAAFMRDAMAVYADRRMES, from the coding sequence ATGCACGTAAAAGAAGCGGCTGAACTAGCCGGCATCAGTGTGCGGACGCTCCATTACTACGATGAGATCGGTTTACTTATCCCGGACGAGGTCACCGAAGCCGGTTACCGGGTATACTCGGAGCGCAATCTGGAAACCTTGCAAGAGATCTTGTTCTTCAGGGAACTCGGCTTCTCATTGAAGCAGATCAAAGAGATCATGAGCGATCCAGCCTATGACCGGCAGGCGGCGCTGGAGCTGCATCGGAAGATGCTGATCGAGAAGCGGGATCGGCTTGACCAATTGATCACAACCATCGACAAAACGATCCAACATATGAAAGGGGAAATCAAGATGACTGTTGAAGAAAAATTCCAAGGCTTCGACTTCAGCCGCAATCCTTATGAACAGGAAGCGCGGGAGCGGTGGGGCGATCAGGCAGTGGATGAATCGAAAGCGAAACTCGGCAAGATGTCAGAGGCGGAGATGAAGGCTCTGCAGGACGAGATCCATGCGATCTACTCGAAGCTGGCTCAGCTGCGTCACGGATCGCCGGAATCGGAGGAAGCACAGGCGGCGATCGAGGAGTGGTACCGAGCGTTGAACCGGTTCGGACACTATTCCCTGGAAGCGTTCAAAGGACTCGGACAGCTGTATGTCGACGATGAGCGGTTCACGAAGAATATCGACCAGTTCGGGGAAGGACTCGCCGCATTCATGCGCGACGCGATGGCGGTGTATGCGGATCGCCGTATGGAAAGTTGA
- the crcB gene encoding fluoride efflux transporter CrcB: MSYFLVGIAGIIGTLLRYVLGLWVQQLVPQTSFPVGTLAVNLVGCFALGWFFQWVMDKNRISPRVRTSISTGLIGSFTTFSTFSVETVQLFRQGLWGSGIAYVGISMIGGLCLVWMGTAVADRRRERVRHG; encoded by the coding sequence ATGTCATATTTTTTGGTCGGAATTGCGGGGATCATCGGCACTTTGCTTCGGTATGTTTTAGGATTGTGGGTTCAACAATTGGTTCCGCAAACCTCGTTTCCCGTTGGCACGTTGGCGGTCAATCTGGTCGGTTGTTTCGCCCTGGGATGGTTTTTCCAATGGGTCATGGACAAAAACCGCATTTCACCTCGTGTTCGCACCAGCATCAGCACGGGTTTGATCGGCTCCTTTACCACGTTTTCGACGTTCAGTGTGGAAACCGTCCAATTGTTCCGTCAGGGACTATGGGGGAGCGGGATTGCGTATGTAGGGATAAGTATGATCGGCGGATTGTGTCTGGTTTGGATGGGAACGGCGGTTGCCGACAGGAGAAGGGAGAGGGTTCGACATGGCTGA
- a CDS encoding cation:proton antiporter: protein MVLEFIIQLILVLFAVKVAGDLSVRLGQPSVLGKIIIGIIIGPAVLGWVQGSDVFDVFSQIGVLLLMFLAGLETDLKDLNQNMKAAVLIAVGGVLMPIVLTYAAAQFFDFTTAEAIFMGLLLSATSVSISVQTLRELGWLNTKEGSALLGAAVLDDILVVILIAIAMSVFGTGTEADTNIGLMLAMMAGFFFVLFGVSRWLVPVFIKIFSKLKVTAAVLSGGLIIAFGLAYFAESLGVAGIIGTFFAGIAIGQTKFREEIEHKVDPIANGIFVPFFFVSIGLAVSFEGIGYQAGFLIVFSLIAVLSKFIGSGLGAKLSGFNNRSSMGIGSGMVSRGEVALILAAMGLESGLLHPEYYTSAIIVVILTTVVTPPMLKVFFGVRKERSTSQA, encoded by the coding sequence TTGGTACTAGAGTTCATTATACAATTGATTTTGGTCTTATTTGCAGTAAAAGTTGCCGGAGATCTCAGCGTTCGCTTAGGTCAGCCTTCCGTATTAGGCAAGATCATCATCGGGATCATCATCGGCCCTGCGGTGCTGGGTTGGGTGCAGGGTTCGGATGTCTTTGATGTCTTCAGCCAGATTGGGGTTCTGCTGCTGATGTTCTTGGCAGGCTTGGAGACGGATCTCAAAGATCTCAATCAGAACATGAAGGCAGCCGTACTAATTGCTGTCGGCGGGGTTCTTATGCCGATTGTTTTAACTTATGCTGCGGCTCAGTTCTTCGATTTCACGACGGCCGAAGCGATCTTCATGGGTTTGCTGCTGTCAGCTACCTCTGTCAGCATCTCCGTACAGACGCTGAGAGAGCTTGGCTGGCTGAATACGAAGGAAGGCTCTGCATTGCTGGGAGCAGCCGTGCTGGACGATATCTTAGTCGTGATCTTGATCGCCATAGCGATGAGTGTCTTCGGCACAGGAACGGAAGCGGACACCAACATCGGGCTGATGCTTGCTATGATGGCGGGATTCTTCTTTGTTCTATTTGGAGTATCCAGATGGCTTGTACCGGTGTTTATTAAGATCTTCTCGAAGCTCAAAGTGACGGCAGCAGTTCTCAGCGGGGGCTTGATCATCGCCTTTGGTCTGGCTTACTTCGCGGAGTCTCTCGGTGTAGCCGGGATCATCGGTACATTCTTCGCTGGGATCGCCATTGGGCAGACGAAGTTCAGAGAAGAGATCGAACACAAGGTGGATCCTATCGCCAATGGGATCTTCGTTCCTTTCTTCTTCGTCAGTATCGGTCTGGCCGTATCCTTTGAAGGGATCGGCTATCAAGCGGGATTCCTTATTGTATTCTCGTTGATCGCTGTCCTGTCCAAATTCATCGGCAGCGGATTGGGTGCTAAGCTGTCAGGCTTTAATAACCGTTCTTCCATGGGCATCGGTTCGGGGATGGTATCACGGGGCGAAGTTGCCTTGATCTTGGCTGCGATGGGCCTGGAGAGCGGATTGCTGCACCCGGAATACTACACTTCGGCGATCATCGTGGTGATCTTAACGACCGTTGTTACCCCGCCGATGCTGAAGGTGTTCTTCGGGGTACGGAAGGAGAGAAGTACATCCCAGGCTTAG
- a CDS encoding Uma2 family endonuclease, with the protein MSNPNHHDNLLGKKKDTYARCAVPEYWVADPFEKAIRKYVLVGGTYQETDNSRLFPDLQVQLLDSDKG; encoded by the coding sequence ATGTCGAATCCAAACCATCATGACAATCTGCTGGGCAAAAAGAAGGATACGTATGCCAGATGTGCGGTTCCTGAGTATTGGGTTGCGGATCCATTTGAAAAAGCGATTAGGAAGTATGTACTGGTTGGTGGGACCTATCAGGAAACAGACAACTCGCGGTTGTTTCCCGACCTGCAGGTACAGTTGCTTGATAGTGATAAGGGTTGA
- the gshAB gene encoding bifunctional glutamate--cysteine ligase GshA/glutathione synthetase GshB yields MMKLDRDLISLLLEHGLQEDLFQGNFGLEKEHIRVDAEGRIARTPHPAVFGNRLEHPYIRTDFAESQIELITPALPSIEEAYQFLGALHDLVALELKDEYLWPSSNPPILPADEEIHIAAMKDLVEDGYRQHLAARYGKRKQLLSGIHYNFSFREEFLKRLYEGSGETYSYQEFINNLYLRIARNTLKHRWLLIYLTGASPVFHKTYLERCVELNERISEDSYSFPKMNSLRNSVYGYRNHKPLYVSLESLEAYVQDLFALVKSGELIDVREYYSCVRLKTVRGHDLRSLLQEGVDYLELRMIDLNPLDKYGISLEMMQLIHLFLVSMMLLEDDSLDRNEQQLADLNHDSLVMNGIMGTWYGAEGEQAVLQDKALELLEGMDRLLQIIRPREEERLRRLLSQARLTVQQPEQSIAEVLRSQMQETPYADYHMELAKQYAEQSRSRSYNLSGYEDLELSTQLLLKAAIKRGISIDILDRRDNFVMLRKGDRIEYVKQATKTSLDSYSTVLMMENKVVTKKVLGRQGIRVPAGQEYRSIDEAAADYGKYRGRPIVIKPKSTNFGIGITIFKDEYSADDYRKALELAFEYDASVLLEEYIAGKEYRFLVMGGEVVGVLHRVPANVTGDGKHTIAELIDQKNRDPRRGTGHRTPLERIQLGEVERMFLQQQGRTPEDVPAAGEVVYLRENSNISTGGDSIDYTDEMPSSYKEIAVRAVEAVGAVFCGVDMIIEDIAKDANERNYCIIELNFNPAIHMHCYPYKGKNRRAEERILDLLFG; encoded by the coding sequence ATGATGAAATTGGATCGTGATCTGATCAGCTTGTTGTTAGAGCATGGACTTCAAGAGGACCTATTCCAGGGGAACTTCGGATTAGAGAAGGAGCATATCCGCGTCGATGCGGAGGGAAGGATCGCGCGAACGCCTCATCCCGCAGTCTTCGGAAATCGCTTGGAGCATCCTTATATTCGAACAGACTTCGCAGAAAGTCAGATCGAGTTGATTACGCCCGCCCTGCCCAGCATCGAAGAAGCCTATCAATTTCTGGGCGCACTGCATGATCTGGTAGCACTTGAGTTGAAAGATGAATATCTGTGGCCGAGCAGCAATCCGCCGATCTTGCCGGCGGATGAAGAGATTCACATCGCTGCGATGAAGGACCTTGTCGAAGATGGCTATCGACAGCATCTTGCTGCAAGGTATGGGAAGAGGAAGCAGCTGCTGAGCGGGATTCATTATAATTTTTCCTTCCGAGAGGAATTTCTAAAGCGGCTCTATGAAGGAAGCGGGGAGACGTACAGCTATCAGGAATTCATAAATAACCTCTACTTGAGAATCGCCCGCAATACCTTAAAACACCGCTGGCTGCTGATCTATCTGACCGGTGCGAGCCCGGTCTTTCATAAGACTTATCTGGAGCGATGCGTTGAACTGAACGAACGGATCAGTGAAGACAGTTATTCCTTCCCGAAGATGAACTCGCTGCGCAACAGTGTATACGGCTATCGGAATCACAAGCCGCTGTATGTATCCCTTGAATCGCTGGAAGCCTACGTACAGGATCTCTTCGCATTGGTAAAGTCGGGTGAACTCATCGATGTCAGAGAGTATTACAGCTGCGTGAGGCTGAAGACCGTGCGCGGGCATGATCTCCGTTCTTTGCTGCAAGAAGGCGTCGATTATCTGGAACTGCGCATGATCGACCTGAATCCCCTCGATAAGTATGGGATCAGCCTGGAGATGATGCAGCTTATTCATCTGTTCTTGGTCAGCATGATGTTACTGGAGGACGATTCTTTGGATCGGAATGAGCAGCAGCTTGCCGATCTCAATCATGACAGCTTGGTGATGAATGGCATCATGGGAACGTGGTACGGAGCAGAGGGGGAGCAGGCGGTTCTGCAGGATAAGGCGCTGGAACTGTTGGAGGGGATGGATAGGCTGCTGCAGATAATTCGGCCCCGTGAGGAGGAGAGACTTCGCCGCTTGCTCTCACAAGCAAGGCTCACGGTCCAACAACCTGAGCAGAGTATCGCCGAGGTCCTAAGATCCCAGATGCAGGAAACCCCTTATGCTGATTATCATATGGAGCTGGCCAAGCAATATGCGGAACAAAGCAGGTCGAGGAGCTACAATCTCAGCGGTTATGAAGATCTCGAGTTGTCGACGCAACTGCTCCTCAAGGCGGCGATCAAGCGGGGCATCAGCATCGACATCCTGGATCGCCGGGATAACTTCGTCATGCTGCGCAAAGGGGACCGAATCGAATATGTGAAGCAGGCGACCAAGACCTCCCTTGACTCCTACAGCACGGTACTGATGATGGAGAATAAGGTGGTTACTAAGAAGGTGCTGGGCAGGCAGGGGATCCGGGTGCCCGCAGGTCAGGAATACCGCAGTATCGACGAGGCCGCAGCCGACTATGGGAAGTATCGGGGAAGGCCGATCGTGATCAAACCCAAGTCAACCAACTTCGGCATTGGCATCACGATATTCAAGGATGAATATTCGGCGGATGATTACCGGAAGGCCTTGGAACTTGCCTTCGAATATGATGCCTCGGTGCTGTTGGAGGAGTACATCGCCGGCAAGGAATACCGCTTCCTCGTCATGGGCGGGGAAGTGGTCGGCGTGCTGCACCGCGTGCCCGCAAATGTGACAGGTGACGGCAAGCACACCATCGCTGAGCTGATCGATCAGAAGAACCGCGATCCGCGGCGGGGAACCGGGCATCGCACGCCGCTGGAACGCATTCAGCTTGGAGAGGTGGAGCGGATGTTCCTGCAGCAGCAGGGCAGGACGCCGGAGGATGTGCCGGCGGCAGGAGAAGTCGTCTACTTGCGGGAGAACTCCAATATCAGCACCGGCGGGGACAGCATCGATTATACCGATGAGATGCCTAGCAGCTACAAGGAGATCGCAGTCCGAGCCGTTGAGGCAGTCGGGGCGGTGTTCTGCGGCGTGGATATGATTATCGAAGACATCGCCAAGGATGCGAATGAGCGGAATTATTGCATTATTGAATTGAATTTTAATCCGGCGATTCATATGCATTGTTATCCATACAAGGGCAAGAATCGGCGGGCCGAGGAGAGAATCCTTGATCTGTTGTTTGGCTGA
- a CDS encoding fluoride efflux transporter FluC, translated as MAEIGWIAAGGFLGAMARYAMVAFVSARWPTRLPLGTLLMNLIGSFLLGWIASSGLNEQIAFFLGTGFMGAFTTFSTFKLESVNLFRWGEGKTSLLYMGMTYLLGIGAAWLGFGVGM; from the coding sequence ATGGCTGAGATCGGTTGGATAGCGGCGGGCGGCTTTTTGGGAGCGATGGCTCGTTACGCGATGGTTGCATTTGTTTCCGCCCGTTGGCCGACCAGGTTGCCTCTTGGAACGCTGTTGATGAATCTGATCGGTTCCTTTTTGCTCGGATGGATCGCAAGCAGTGGATTAAATGAACAGATAGCGTTTTTTCTGGGAACGGGATTCATGGGGGCGTTTACGACGTTCTCCACGTTCAAGCTGGAGAGCGTGAACCTGTTTCGATGGGGCGAAGGGAAAACAAGCCTTCTGTACATGGGGATGACGTACCTTCTCGGCATCGGAGCGGCATGGCTGGGATTTGGTGTGGGAATGTGA
- a CDS encoding GNAT family N-acetyltransferase has translation MNTNSVSIRKMKHTDYEVMTQWLSTKEVLEFYGDVNSPFTLQQVKDKYEPRINGDIPVIPYIVELESTPIGFMQQYKLNEEKHQEFGYSTNLTVYGIDQFIGFPNLFNKGIGTKMIRIFIEYISQDKDVDIIIVDPVVSNIRAIRCYEKCGFKKVKKISDGTSWLMEYRISQR, from the coding sequence ATGAATACTAATTCTGTATCAATTAGAAAGATGAAACATACTGATTATGAGGTAATGACTCAATGGCTAAGTACTAAAGAAGTTTTAGAGTTTTATGGAGATGTGAATTCTCCATTTACATTGCAACAAGTTAAGGATAAATACGAACCAAGAATAAATGGTGACATACCTGTAATTCCTTATATTGTTGAATTAGAAAGCACTCCGATTGGTTTTATGCAACAATATAAATTAAATGAGGAAAAACACCAAGAATTTGGATACTCTACAAATTTAACTGTATATGGAATTGATCAATTTATTGGTTTTCCTAACCTCTTTAATAAAGGTATTGGAACAAAAATGATAAGAATATTTATTGAATATATTTCTCAAGACAAAGATGTAGATATAATTATTGTAGATCCTGTAGTTTCCAATATTAGGGCAATAAGGTGTTACGAAAAATGTGGATTCAAAAAGGTGAAAAAAATTAGCGACGGTACAAGTTGGTTAATGGAATATAGAATTAGCCAGAGATAA
- the arsC gene encoding arsenate reductase (thioredoxin) — MAEKPIIYFLCTGNSCRSQMAEGFGKKYLGDRFDVYSAGIEAHGLNPYAVRVMREVGIDISNQTSDVIDPELLNKADYVITLCGDANDRCPMTPPHVTRWHWGFDDPAKATGTEEEKLAVFRRVRDEIGERIKRFRDTGE; from the coding sequence ATGGCGGAGAAACCGATCATCTATTTCCTTTGCACAGGCAATTCCTGCCGCAGTCAAATGGCGGAAGGGTTCGGGAAAAAATATCTCGGTGACCGTTTTGATGTGTACAGTGCTGGAATCGAGGCCCACGGTCTCAATCCGTATGCCGTTCGGGTCATGCGGGAGGTGGGCATCGACATCTCCAATCAGACATCCGATGTGATCGATCCCGAGCTGTTAAACAAAGCGGATTATGTGATTACGCTCTGTGGCGATGCCAACGACCGATGCCCGATGACACCTCCGCACGTGACACGCTGGCATTGGGGCTTTGACGATCCTGCCAAGGCAACGGGGACGGAGGAAGAAAAACTGGCGGTATTCCGCCGCGTGCGGGACGAGATTGGCGAACGAATCAAGCGGTTTCGCGACACGGGAGAATAG
- a CDS encoding cupin domain-containing protein: protein MNPYYAHQYYSTQWFYPMPSYCPPHHDWRNWHPYVCGYSNNLLNDGNPQIELKDYGGKPFVVDIERAAKQNKNYRTALWTGKHLQVTLMSIEVGGDIGLEVHPDVDQFIRIEQGQGLVRMGERKDRLDFERRVSEDDAIMIPAGTWHNVTNTGHVPLKLYSIYAPPEHPFGTVHRTKAEAMAVHR from the coding sequence TTGAATCCTTATTACGCCCACCAGTATTACAGCACACAGTGGTTCTATCCCATGCCCTCTTACTGTCCCCCACATCATGACTGGAGGAACTGGCATCCGTATGTTTGTGGTTATTCCAACAACTTGCTGAATGACGGGAACCCTCAAATCGAATTGAAAGATTATGGCGGAAAACCGTTCGTTGTCGATATTGAGAGGGCCGCCAAGCAAAATAAAAATTACCGAACCGCATTATGGACAGGAAAACATTTGCAAGTGACTTTGATGAGCATCGAGGTAGGAGGAGATATCGGATTAGAAGTTCATCCTGATGTTGACCAGTTTATCCGTATTGAACAAGGACAGGGACTTGTGCGAATGGGGGAACGAAAAGACCGTCTGGATTTTGAAAGAAGAGTGTCCGAAGATGACGCGATCATGATTCCAGCTGGGACGTGGCATAATGTAACCAATACAGGGCATGTTCCCTTGAAGCTGTATTCCATTTATGCTCCGCCCGAGCATCCGTTTGGCACGGTTCACAGGACGAAAGCCGAGGCCATGGCTGTTCATCGGTGA
- a CDS encoding fluoride efflux transporter FluC yields MHGPISLLLGTGFMGAFTTFSTFKMENFNMINSGEGKTSVIYMGLSYLLGIGSAWLGFYIGI; encoded by the coding sequence ATTCATGGGCCGATTTCTTTGTTATTGGGAACAGGGTTTATGGGCGCTTTTACGACGTTTTCTACGTTTAAGATGGAGAACTTCAATATGATAAATTCGGGTGAAGGAAAAACAAGTGTGATCTATATGGGATTGTCGTATCTATTAGGTATAGGATCTGCTTGGCTTGGATTTTATATTGGGATATGA
- a CDS encoding DUF6508 domain-containing protein gives MYDKEITPQDIEKILKLYASLKELVGADQIDGRLQELTHELLQTLFETGFLMVFNWHEWLDRNEVFKDLNKDIHEEIESADLETLRRLMTCYVRGDRFNEGLLERIVADGKLQCILERLQEIRDQLEESK, from the coding sequence TTGTATGACAAGGAAATCACGCCACAAGATATAGAAAAAATATTAAAACTTTATGCAAGTTTAAAGGAATTAGTGGGTGCGGATCAAATTGACGGAAGATTGCAAGAATTGACCCATGAACTACTTCAAACACTGTTTGAGACAGGTTTTCTGATGGTGTTTAACTGGCATGAGTGGCTTGACAGGAATGAAGTTTTTAAGGATTTAAACAAGGATATTCACGAAGAGATCGAGTCTGCGGATTTGGAAACCTTACGAAGGTTGATGACTTGCTACGTAAGAGGCGACAGATTTAACGAAGGATTGTTGGAGCGTATTGTAGCGGACGGCAAACTGCAATGCATTCTCGAAAGATTGCAGGAGATAAGAGATCAGTTGGAAGAAAGCAAGTAA
- a CDS encoding methyl-accepting chemotaxis protein yields MKLNVKNVNLERIFLAMFLIVGTIPALVSNFFDLFIIEFVFVISLPLIGFFILRKIVVRPIKELIARSQAVLEGDLTEEIAVKAIGEIGVLGNTVNEMTRSLRNMAIKIKNDAKNLTEVAISLSAAANQSEKAIQELAATLEEASASTQEQNANTEELQATFEEMGAAIEEISASAEQASSVANKAIQTSQDGVDAVENVVQRLVLVDENTEIMKGVISKLEESSQQISKMVQLITHIAEQTNLLALNATIEAARAGEYGRGFSVVANEIRKLADESADAAKGIIQIVNNNLKETQQAVNSVIKVKEEIMISRELADKAKSALSVIMTVPLKLIKIRQALHPQSSNNLLRFKP; encoded by the coding sequence ATGAAGCTTAACGTGAAAAATGTTAATCTAGAAAGAATATTTTTAGCCATGTTTCTGATCGTGGGAACAATCCCTGCTTTAGTAAGCAATTTTTTTGACTTGTTTATAATCGAATTTGTCTTTGTTATTTCTTTGCCTCTCATTGGTTTTTTTATTTTGAGGAAAATCGTGGTACGACCCATCAAGGAATTGATTGCCCGATCTCAGGCTGTGTTAGAAGGAGATTTAACAGAAGAAATCGCCGTTAAAGCAATCGGTGAAATTGGGGTACTTGGAAACACAGTTAACGAAATGACCAGAAGTTTACGAAATATGGCGATCAAAATAAAAAACGATGCGAAGAATTTAACAGAGGTGGCCATCTCATTATCGGCAGCGGCAAATCAATCGGAAAAGGCTATCCAAGAGCTTGCCGCAACCTTGGAGGAAGCTTCAGCAAGCACCCAGGAGCAAAACGCGAACACAGAAGAACTCCAGGCCACGTTTGAAGAAATGGGGGCAGCGATTGAGGAAATTTCGGCTTCGGCAGAACAAGCAAGTTCTGTTGCCAACAAAGCGATTCAAACTTCGCAAGATGGCGTCGACGCGGTTGAAAATGTGGTCCAACGTTTAGTTTTGGTGGATGAAAATACAGAAATAATGAAAGGGGTCATCTCAAAACTTGAGGAAAGTTCGCAACAAATATCCAAGATGGTGCAATTGATAACGCATATAGCGGAACAAACGAATCTGCTAGCCTTAAATGCGACTATTGAAGCCGCCAGGGCTGGCGAATATGGAAGAGGCTTTTCCGTTGTAGCAAATGAAATTCGAAAGCTGGCAGATGAAAGTGCAGATGCGGCCAAGGGCATTATTCAAATCGTGAATAATAACCTGAAAGAAACGCAACAAGCAGTGAACAGCGTGATTAAAGTGAAAGAGGAGATAATGATAAGTCGAGAATTGGCGGATAAAGCGAAAAGTGCTTTGTCTGTCATCATGACAGTACCCTTGAAATTAATCAAAATTCGGCAAGCATTGCATCCGCAGTCGAGCAACAATCTGTTGCGATTCAAGCCATGA